A portion of the Natronococcus sp. AD-5 genome contains these proteins:
- a CDS encoding phosphatase PAP2 family protein: protein MGSGTLENVLFDEATNEAVRAALPDPAIRFFELATHLGDSATLLVVVALVYRFGAPSRQRTRGLVLAIALVALSRVVIGAHYLGDVLAGVALGFGIVALVSSFDPEPEPPFLLAGAIAVVSFAFGSTHYTTLTTGAAIGGTLAWRYAGHRRWAPTGASLLVLGIAYLPALVVLRTLTAGLDVHWIGDVLGYAAIVGFVVLVPAARERLNDRPVVVRLRSRLPFGGRTVDPDQLSDSRD, encoded by the coding sequence ATGGGCAGCGGAACGCTCGAGAACGTCCTCTTCGACGAAGCGACGAACGAGGCGGTCCGAGCGGCGCTCCCGGATCCCGCGATCCGGTTCTTCGAACTGGCCACGCATCTCGGTGACAGCGCGACGCTGCTCGTCGTCGTCGCGCTCGTGTACCGGTTCGGTGCGCCGAGTCGACAGCGAACGCGGGGGCTCGTTCTGGCGATCGCGCTCGTCGCGCTCTCGCGGGTCGTCATCGGGGCGCACTACCTCGGCGACGTCCTCGCCGGCGTCGCCCTCGGCTTCGGAATCGTCGCCCTCGTCTCCTCCTTCGACCCCGAGCCCGAACCCCCGTTTCTCCTCGCCGGCGCGATCGCGGTCGTCTCTTTCGCGTTCGGTTCGACTCACTACACGACGCTGACGACCGGCGCCGCGATCGGCGGGACCCTCGCCTGGCGGTACGCCGGTCACCGCCGGTGGGCCCCCACTGGGGCGTCGTTGCTCGTGCTCGGGATCGCTTATCTGCCGGCGCTGGTGGTACTCCGGACGCTGACCGCCGGCTTGGACGTCCACTGGATCGGCGACGTGCTCGGCTACGCGGCGATCGTGGGGTTCGTCGTGCTGGTGCCGGCCGCCCGGGAACGGCTCAACGATCGGCCGGTCGTCGTGCGACTGCGGTCGCGGCTGCCGTTCGGCGGTCGCACGGTCGATCCGGACCAGTTGTCGGACTCTCGAGACTGA
- a CDS encoding DNA topoisomerase VI subunit B translates to MTSFQSTLGDEPGIAEELAESQQAISIAEFFEKNKHMLGFDSGARGLVTAVKEAVDNALDAAEEAGILPDIYVEIQESGDYYRLIVEDNGPGITKESLPKVFGKLLYGSRFHAREQSRGQQGIGISAAVLYSQLTSGKPAKITSRTQGSSEAEYFELIVDTDENEPEISVEETTSWDRPHGTRIELEMEGNMRARQQLHDYIKHTAVVNPHARLELREPSAHFKFERATDQLPEETEEIRPHPHGVELGTVIKMLSATDSQTISGFLQEEFTRVGKKTADSIIDEFRDRHYGREMRWRPPAAHEELDLRATVSDATANKGPDATTAFADAIADAVDDRDRIAHHELVDLVETAADRVEDEHGTAFGETVQENAVDAVWRALIDAPEDAADPDENAAEESRLVTDCYELADGATSTRKDDEVIHAFAGRLAAKFENEEDERHRLTRKRLREHVDRAADLTEEYDEVSFGDTARENVTDAVWNVMVTVPDEPPLVRELAGDRDATSDLVDGMRATDIMAPPTRCLSPISDDLIEAGLEKEFDADFYAAATRDAEVHSGDPFIVEAGIAYGGDVPAEGGADVLRFANRVPLVYQRGACATTDVVKSIGWRNYGLDQPGGSGLPNGPAVIMIHVASTNVPFTSESKDAIANVPAIEDEIELAIREAARELKSYLNKRRSMQKRRKKQNVLGKILPEMAEKVAEVTDRDEPDIDDALARIMNNVLVERRTEANGDGRAVSLVVENHSSTSESLEITDIVSAEPRNLSDGATAVEMDGEWFVKWEPDVSSEDEAVLEYEVDDDADFDIDVKGVESAKLTVTDQ, encoded by the coding sequence ATGACGTCGTTCCAGTCGACACTCGGCGACGAGCCGGGGATCGCCGAGGAGCTGGCCGAGAGCCAGCAAGCGATCTCTATCGCCGAGTTTTTCGAGAAGAACAAGCACATGCTCGGCTTCGACAGCGGCGCTCGGGGCCTCGTCACGGCCGTCAAGGAGGCCGTCGACAACGCCCTGGACGCCGCCGAGGAGGCAGGCATCCTCCCGGACATCTACGTCGAGATCCAGGAGTCGGGCGATTACTATCGTCTGATCGTCGAGGACAACGGACCGGGTATCACGAAAGAGTCGCTGCCGAAAGTCTTCGGCAAGCTCCTCTACGGGTCGCGCTTTCACGCCCGCGAACAGTCCCGCGGACAGCAGGGGATCGGCATTTCGGCCGCGGTACTCTACTCTCAGCTGACCAGCGGGAAACCCGCGAAGATCACCAGTCGCACCCAGGGCTCGAGCGAGGCGGAGTACTTCGAGCTCATCGTCGACACCGACGAGAACGAGCCCGAGATCAGCGTCGAGGAGACCACCTCGTGGGACCGTCCCCACGGCACCCGCATCGAACTCGAGATGGAGGGGAACATGCGCGCCCGCCAGCAGCTTCACGACTACATCAAGCACACGGCGGTCGTCAACCCCCACGCGCGCCTCGAGCTGCGGGAGCCGAGCGCCCACTTCAAGTTCGAGCGGGCGACTGACCAGCTCCCCGAGGAGACCGAGGAGATCCGGCCCCACCCCCACGGGGTCGAGCTCGGGACCGTCATCAAGATGCTCTCGGCGACGGACTCCCAGACGATCTCCGGCTTCCTCCAGGAGGAGTTCACCCGCGTCGGGAAGAAGACGGCCGACTCGATCATCGACGAGTTCCGCGACCGCCACTACGGCCGCGAGATGCGCTGGCGGCCGCCCGCCGCGCACGAAGAGCTCGATCTGCGGGCGACCGTCTCGGACGCGACCGCGAACAAGGGCCCCGACGCAACGACCGCCTTCGCGGACGCCATCGCCGACGCCGTCGACGACCGCGACCGGATCGCCCACCACGAACTGGTCGATCTCGTCGAGACGGCCGCCGATCGCGTCGAGGACGAGCACGGGACGGCGTTCGGCGAGACGGTCCAGGAGAACGCCGTCGACGCCGTCTGGCGAGCGCTGATCGACGCGCCCGAGGACGCGGCCGACCCCGACGAGAACGCGGCCGAGGAGTCGCGGCTCGTGACCGACTGTTACGAACTCGCCGACGGGGCGACGAGCACCCGGAAGGACGACGAAGTGATCCACGCCTTCGCCGGCCGACTGGCGGCCAAGTTCGAGAACGAAGAGGACGAACGCCACCGGCTCACCCGGAAGCGACTCCGCGAGCACGTCGACCGCGCGGCCGACCTCACCGAGGAGTACGACGAGGTCTCCTTCGGCGACACCGCCCGCGAGAACGTGACCGACGCCGTCTGGAACGTGATGGTGACCGTCCCCGACGAGCCGCCGCTCGTCCGCGAACTCGCGGGCGACCGCGACGCGACCAGCGACCTCGTCGACGGCATGCGCGCGACGGACATCATGGCGCCGCCGACGCGGTGTCTCTCGCCGATCTCCGACGACCTCATCGAGGCCGGCCTCGAGAAGGAGTTCGACGCGGACTTCTACGCCGCGGCGACCCGCGACGCGGAGGTTCACTCCGGCGATCCGTTCATCGTCGAGGCCGGCATCGCCTACGGCGGCGACGTCCCGGCGGAGGGGGGCGCCGACGTCCTCCGCTTCGCCAACCGCGTCCCGCTGGTCTACCAGCGCGGCGCCTGTGCGACGACCGACGTCGTCAAATCGATCGGCTGGCGCAACTACGGGCTCGACCAGCCCGGCGGCTCCGGCCTGCCGAACGGCCCCGCCGTGATCATGATCCACGTCGCCTCGACGAACGTCCCGTTCACGAGCGAGTCCAAGGACGCCATCGCCAACGTGCCGGCGATCGAAGACGAGATCGAACTCGCGATCCGCGAGGCCGCGCGCGAACTGAAGAGCTACCTCAACAAGCGCCGCTCGATGCAAAAGCGCCGGAAGAAGCAGAACGTCCTCGGGAAGATCCTCCCGGAGATGGCCGAGAAGGTCGCCGAAGTGACCGACCGGGACGAACCCGACATCGACGACGCGCTCGCTCGCATCATGAACAACGTGCTCGTCGAGCGCCGGACGGAAGCGAACGGCGACGGCCGGGCCGTCTCGCTCGTCGTCGAGAACCACTCGAGCACGAGCGAGTCGCTCGAGATCACTGACATCGTCTCCGCCGAGCCGCGGAACCTCTCCGACGGCGCGACCGCCGTCGAGATGGACGGCGAGTGGTTCGTCAAGTGGGAACCGGACGTCTCGAGCGAGGACGAGGCCGTCCTCGAGTACGAGGTCGACGACGACGCCGACTTCGATATCGACGTAAAGGGCGTCGAAAGCGCGAAACTCACCGTAACAGACCAATGA
- a CDS encoding NRAMP family divalent metal transporter, which yields MEETSSVFDVPFSKAKGMVNQYGLGLLFAANIFGAGSVYILTEAGVLFGYGLLWVLPLGLGVGLVMHEMSARLAARDLPLMVYIRDVIGPTAAKPFALGIAFIMQFWSVANYALTGAALAYLTPLSNLYVGIIVSAALGISLVELRVYSRIEGVIAALVLAIFASYLAIVANLDPSVGAVASGFVPGVVREFEYMTMIIALLGTTVYYPNFFIQTSMSGEKDWDLVSRYRRDHTVGLTAVVALSVTVIVAAAMAVPEAALTLTAPAEPLVELIGPWVLGIFVLAVGAASFTSATGTLFAAGFMVPQAYEIPTRFGDVYFRRTLHFLIGLSVVLAIPILAFTDFTPVRLALLMPAVNGVVGLPITALALYAAVNRYFDPTATERAIFLAAVVVMFLTSITTGHSLAQSIIELL from the coding sequence ATGGAAGAAACCAGTTCCGTCTTCGACGTTCCGTTCAGCAAAGCGAAAGGAATGGTGAACCAGTACGGACTCGGCCTCCTGTTCGCGGCGAACATCTTCGGGGCCGGATCCGTCTACATTCTAACCGAGGCGGGCGTTCTGTTCGGGTACGGTCTGCTCTGGGTGTTGCCCCTCGGACTCGGAGTCGGGCTAGTGATGCACGAGATGTCCGCGCGACTGGCGGCCCGGGACCTGCCGCTGATGGTCTACATCAGAGACGTCATCGGACCGACGGCGGCGAAACCGTTCGCGCTCGGTATCGCGTTCATCATGCAGTTCTGGAGCGTCGCGAACTACGCGCTCACGGGCGCCGCGCTCGCGTATCTCACGCCGCTTTCGAACCTCTACGTGGGGATCATCGTTTCCGCCGCGCTCGGGATCTCGCTCGTCGAGCTCCGGGTGTACAGTCGAATCGAGGGCGTCATCGCCGCGCTCGTGCTCGCGATTTTCGCCTCGTATCTCGCCATCGTCGCGAATCTGGACCCGTCGGTCGGCGCGGTGGCGTCCGGGTTCGTTCCCGGCGTCGTCCGAGAGTTCGAGTACATGACGATGATCATCGCCCTGCTCGGAACGACGGTCTACTACCCCAACTTCTTCATCCAGACGAGCATGAGCGGCGAAAAGGACTGGGATCTCGTCTCCCGCTACCGTCGCGATCACACCGTCGGTCTGACCGCGGTGGTCGCGCTCAGCGTAACCGTGATCGTCGCCGCCGCCATGGCCGTCCCCGAAGCGGCCCTCACGCTCACGGCGCCGGCCGAACCGCTCGTCGAGTTGATCGGGCCGTGGGTGCTCGGCATCTTCGTCCTGGCTGTCGGCGCCGCCTCGTTCACCAGCGCGACCGGGACCCTGTTCGCGGCCGGCTTTATGGTTCCCCAGGCCTACGAGATCCCGACGCGGTTCGGGGACGTTTACTTCCGGCGAACGCTGCACTTCCTGATCGGCCTGTCGGTCGTCCTCGCGATTCCGATCCTCGCGTTCACCGACTTCACGCCGGTTAGACTCGCGCTCCTGATGCCCGCCGTCAACGGCGTCGTCGGGCTTCCGATCACCGCGCTCGCGCTGTACGCGGCGGTCAACCGCTACTTCGATCCGACGGCGACCGAACGGGCGATCTTCCTCGCGGCCGTCGTCGTGATGTTCCTCACGTCGATCACGACCGGTCACTCGCTCGCGCAGTCGATCATCGAACTCCTCTAA
- a CDS encoding SPW repeat domain-containing protein, with protein MNDDTRDASGHDPDAKHDERGGRDVTTRDRIEHQPNPDERGTRLSAAIGLLGLWLVVQAVWLNPAPGRFWNAVLVGGALLAVGAYNFHRRANEEFGSAGVATFAALLGLWLVASPLLFGGESGTAAAAAGEVVVGLLAVGFGTYSAVAIRNRRKEADARSTATYDRTGQ; from the coding sequence ATGAACGACGACACGCGCGACGCGAGCGGACACGATCCGGACGCGAAACACGACGAGCGCGGCGGCCGCGACGTGACCACTCGCGACCGGATCGAACACCAGCCGAACCCGGACGAGCGCGGCACCCGGCTCTCGGCGGCCATCGGCCTGCTCGGCCTCTGGCTGGTCGTTCAGGCCGTCTGGCTGAATCCCGCACCGGGCCGGTTCTGGAACGCCGTTCTCGTCGGCGGGGCCCTGCTCGCCGTCGGCGCGTACAACTTCCACCGGCGCGCGAACGAAGAATTCGGGAGCGCCGGCGTCGCGACGTTCGCCGCACTTCTCGGGCTGTGGCTCGTCGCATCCCCGCTCCTGTTCGGCGGAGAGTCGGGGACCGCCGCGGCCGCCGCGGGCGAGGTCGTCGTCGGCCTCCTCGCGGTCGGCTTCGGCACCTACAGCGCCGTCGCGATCCGGAACCGGCGCAAGGAAGCCGACGCTCGGTCGACCGCGACGTACGATCGGACGGGACAGTGA
- a CDS encoding potassium channel family protein, whose product MRPLYLAIGIVVLVAVIVDIIWTTLWVDGGSGPLSGRLTTGVWRGLRVSSGDHPKVLSIAGPLILVLTLAMWIGLIWIGWTFLFAGDETALVSTQTGAHADWTGRLYYVAYTMFTNGNGDYSPATGTWEIASSFTTATGMALVTLGVSYILTVLGAVSEKRAFANSVTGLGERSEAFVRAGWTDEEFRGLDLPVESLASDLSHLADQHKAYPILHYYHSERGKRASAMAVPIFDEALTLFRHGVAEDAQLDPALVENARSSTDSYLDTLETAFIEPADEVPPPPDLDRLRGEGIPTVDDDEFEDALKDLTQRRRSLLGVVRADAWHWPSIGGRESVSTTDGDDLGNSPQ is encoded by the coding sequence ATGCGACCGCTGTATCTCGCGATCGGGATCGTCGTACTGGTCGCCGTCATCGTCGACATCATCTGGACGACGCTGTGGGTCGACGGCGGCTCCGGCCCGCTCTCGGGTCGACTGACGACGGGCGTCTGGCGCGGACTCCGGGTCTCGAGCGGCGACCACCCGAAAGTGCTGAGCATCGCCGGTCCGCTCATCCTCGTGCTCACGCTCGCGATGTGGATCGGACTGATCTGGATCGGCTGGACCTTCCTCTTCGCCGGCGACGAAACGGCCCTCGTCAGCACGCAGACCGGCGCCCACGCCGACTGGACGGGCCGGCTCTACTACGTCGCCTACACGATGTTCACGAACGGAAACGGCGATTACTCGCCCGCGACCGGCACCTGGGAGATCGCGAGTTCGTTCACGACGGCGACGGGGATGGCGTTGGTCACGCTCGGCGTCTCTTACATCCTCACGGTGCTCGGCGCCGTCTCCGAGAAGCGGGCGTTCGCGAACAGCGTCACCGGCCTCGGCGAGCGCAGCGAGGCGTTCGTCCGGGCCGGCTGGACCGACGAGGAGTTTCGCGGCCTCGACCTGCCCGTCGAATCGCTCGCCTCGGACCTCTCCCACCTCGCCGACCAGCACAAGGCCTACCCGATCCTCCACTACTATCACAGCGAACGGGGCAAGCGCGCCTCGGCCATGGCCGTCCCGATCTTCGACGAAGCGCTGACCCTCTTTCGCCACGGCGTCGCGGAGGACGCTCAGCTCGATCCGGCGCTGGTCGAGAACGCCCGGTCGAGCACGGACAGCTACCTCGATACGCTCGAGACCGCGTTCATCGAGCCGGCCGACGAAGTGCCGCCCCCGCCGGATCTCGACCGGCTCCGCGGGGAGGGCATTCCGACCGTCGACGACGACGAGTTCGAGGACGCGCTCAAGGACCTGACCCAGCGCCGGCGGAGCCTCCTCGGCGTCGTTCGCGCCGACGCCTGGCACTGGCCGTCGATCGGCGGCCGGGAGTCGGTTTCGACGACCGACGGCGACGACCTCGGGAACTCCCCGCAGTAA
- a CDS encoding sulfite exporter TauE/SafE family protein has translation MLSIPFEVSLALLLVCIAFFSGVGITTIGPGGIFVTIALYSLTALPSSQVAGTAHATFIVTGLVGSAAYVYSGEMRTGESRAIAIVLSVSSIAGALAGAYVNAHVPHAIFGALLGGVSMAVGGIILYRERRGFTPLVDLEPLTRFGQFSLGGLGFVLGVCSGLLGIGGPVLAVPALVLVGVPMLLAVAVAQVQSIFIATFATAGYALQGNVLLPVAIVVGAPLLLGVVAGWKIAHLVDPARLKVALGAVLLGVGPYLAL, from the coding sequence ATGCTGAGTATCCCATTCGAGGTCTCGCTCGCGCTGTTGCTCGTCTGTATCGCCTTTTTCTCCGGCGTCGGGATCACCACGATCGGCCCGGGCGGCATCTTCGTGACGATCGCGCTCTACTCGCTCACGGCGCTGCCCTCGAGCCAGGTCGCCGGAACGGCCCACGCGACGTTCATCGTCACGGGTCTCGTCGGCAGCGCCGCGTACGTCTACTCCGGGGAGATGCGGACCGGCGAGAGTCGCGCGATCGCGATCGTCCTCAGCGTCTCGAGCATCGCCGGCGCGCTCGCCGGCGCGTACGTGAACGCGCACGTTCCGCACGCGATCTTCGGCGCGCTTCTCGGCGGCGTCTCGATGGCCGTCGGCGGGATCATCCTCTACCGGGAACGGCGCGGCTTCACGCCGCTCGTCGACCTCGAGCCGTTGACGCGATTCGGACAGTTCTCGCTCGGCGGACTCGGGTTCGTCCTCGGCGTCTGCAGCGGCCTGCTGGGGATCGGCGGCCCCGTGCTCGCGGTCCCGGCGCTCGTGCTCGTCGGCGTGCCGATGTTGCTCGCCGTCGCGGTCGCCCAGGTGCAGTCGATCTTCATCGCGACGTTCGCGACGGCCGGCTACGCCCTCCAGGGGAACGTCCTGCTCCCGGTCGCGATCGTCGTCGGCGCGCCGCTGCTGCTCGGCGTCGTCGCCGGCTGGAAGATCGCACACCTCGTCGATCCCGCGAGACTGAAAGTCGCGCTCGGCGCCGTCCTCCTGGGCGTCGGGCCGTACCTCGCGCTGTGA
- a CDS encoding universal stress protein yields the protein MPRRILVPFDGSESAREALEYAIELFPDGEFVALTVVDTSAVPFIPNTASPETNDELRAMLREADEELGIAERLADDADVDLEPLTRIGSPAQEIVDCTESESIDHVVMGSHGRSGVTRILLGSVAEVVVRHSSAPVTVVR from the coding sequence ATGCCACGGCGCATCCTCGTTCCGTTCGACGGCTCCGAGTCCGCCCGGGAGGCCCTCGAGTACGCGATCGAACTGTTTCCCGACGGCGAGTTCGTCGCGTTGACGGTCGTCGACACCTCCGCCGTGCCGTTCATCCCGAACACCGCCTCGCCCGAGACCAACGACGAGTTGCGAGCGATGTTGCGGGAGGCCGACGAGGAGCTGGGCATCGCCGAGCGTCTCGCCGACGACGCCGATGTCGACCTCGAGCCGCTGACGCGGATCGGCTCGCCCGCCCAGGAGATCGTCGACTGCACCGAGAGCGAGTCGATCGACCACGTCGTCATGGGCAGCCACGGCCGTTCGGGCGTCACGCGGATCCTGCTCGGCAGCGTCGCGGAGGTCGTCGTCAGGCACTCCTCGGCGCCCGTCACCGTCGTCCGGTGA
- a CDS encoding DNA topoisomerase IV subunit A, translating to MSAENDQQAKAQLLDLAAQFYDQFELGEIPHMSVPTRTKNNIEYDEDKDVWVYGDRTSTRSANSVRGARKLLKAVYTIEFLANQLEEDRSSTLRELYYLSESWDNEEAQFNDQDESNGLIEDLEIVSEVTREDFHMRPEESGATIMGPLHLREQTRRGEREIHCQKDVGEGGYQIPNNPDTIEFLDSDADFILAVETGGMRDRLVENGFDEEYNALIVHLKGQPARATRRITKRLHDELDLPVTVFTDGDPWSYRIYGSVAYGSIKSAHLSEYLATPEAQYIGIQPADIVEYDLPTDPLSDSDINALESELEDPRFQTDYWEEQIELQLEIEKKSEQQSLASRGLDFVTDTYLPERLSEMGVF from the coding sequence ATGAGTGCAGAAAACGACCAGCAGGCGAAAGCACAGCTGCTCGATCTCGCGGCGCAGTTCTACGACCAGTTCGAACTGGGCGAGATCCCTCACATGTCCGTGCCGACGCGGACGAAGAACAACATCGAGTACGACGAGGACAAGGACGTCTGGGTGTACGGCGACCGGACGTCGACTCGCTCGGCGAACTCCGTCCGGGGCGCCCGGAAGCTCCTGAAGGCCGTCTACACGATCGAGTTCCTGGCGAACCAGCTCGAGGAGGACCGCTCCTCGACCCTGCGTGAACTCTACTACCTCTCGGAGAGCTGGGACAACGAGGAGGCCCAGTTCAACGACCAGGACGAGTCGAACGGCTTAATCGAGGACCTAGAGATCGTTTCGGAGGTCACGCGCGAGGACTTCCACATGCGCCCGGAGGAATCGGGGGCGACGATCATGGGGCCGCTCCACCTCCGCGAGCAGACCCGTCGCGGCGAGCGCGAGATCCACTGCCAGAAGGACGTCGGCGAGGGCGGCTACCAGATCCCGAACAACCCGGACACGATCGAGTTCCTCGACAGCGACGCCGACTTCATCCTCGCGGTGGAGACCGGCGGTATGCGGGATCGACTCGTCGAGAACGGGTTCGACGAGGAGTACAACGCCCTGATCGTCCACCTCAAGGGACAGCCGGCCCGGGCGACGCGCCGGATCACGAAGCGACTCCACGACGAACTCGACCTGCCGGTGACCGTCTTCACGGACGGCGATCCGTGGTCGTATCGCATCTACGGCTCCGTCGCGTACGGCTCGATCAAGTCCGCGCACCTCTCGGAGTACCTCGCGACGCCCGAGGCGCAGTACATCGGCATCCAGCCGGCCGACATCGTCGAGTACGACCTGCCGACCGATCCGCTCAGCGATTCGGACATCAACGCCCTCGAGAGCGAACTCGAGGACCCGCGCTTCCAGACCGACTACTGGGAGGAACAGATCGAACTCCAACTCGAGATCGAGAAGAAGTCCGAACAGCAGTCGCTCGCCTCTCGCGGCCTGGATTTCGTGACGGATACGTATCTGCCCGAACGTCTCAGCGAGATGGGCGTCTTCTAG
- the gyrB gene encoding DNA topoisomerase (ATP-hydrolyzing) subunit B: MSQESEYGAGQIQVLEGLEAVRKRPAMYIGSTDARGLHHLVYEVVDNSIDEALAGHCDDITVAINADGSVTVADDGRGIPVDTHDEYDRPALEVILTVLHAGGKFDNKSYQVSGGLHGVGVSVVNALSGRLEAEVKRNGGVFRHAFEAGEPVGDMERVRDMEPDEETGTEIRFWPDDGIFETADFSFSTLSNRLRELAFLNSGVRITLRDEREETDEGTFVEETYEYEGGIREFVEYLNETRSVMHDDVIYFEDEDQNIQVEVAMQATEDLQGSIHAFANNINTREGGTHLTGFKTALTRVVNDYANERDLLDDLEENLKGEDIREGLTAVISVKHPDPQFEGQTKTKLGNSEVRGIVESAMHERLGTYFEEHPDTAEAIVVKAVEAAKARKAAQKAEELTRRKSALEATSLPGKLADCQTKDPEEAELFIAEGDSAGGSAKQARNPEFQAVLPIKGKILNVEKHRLDRILENDEIRSMITAIGAGIGDEFDIDDIRYKKIIMATDADVDGAHIRTLMLTFFYRHMRPLLEGGYVYATQPPLYRIRYRGETYDAMTDAERDEIVEEKCDGNPTQVQRFKGLGEMNPEQLWETTMNPDNRILKQITVEDAAAADKMFSVLMGDAVEPRKQFIKENAPEAEWIDI, from the coding sequence ATGTCCCAGGAAAGCGAGTACGGCGCCGGACAGATCCAGGTCCTGGAAGGCCTGGAAGCTGTACGAAAACGGCCAGCGATGTACATCGGTTCCACCGATGCTCGAGGGCTCCACCACCTCGTCTACGAAGTGGTGGACAACTCGATCGACGAGGCCCTCGCCGGCCACTGTGACGACATCACCGTCGCCATCAACGCCGACGGCTCGGTGACCGTCGCGGACGATGGCCGCGGGATCCCCGTCGACACGCACGACGAGTACGACCGCCCTGCACTCGAGGTGATTCTCACCGTCCTCCACGCCGGGGGGAAGTTCGACAACAAGTCGTACCAGGTCTCCGGCGGCCTCCACGGCGTCGGCGTCTCCGTGGTGAACGCCCTCTCGGGGCGCCTCGAGGCCGAGGTCAAACGCAACGGCGGCGTCTTCCGCCACGCGTTCGAAGCGGGCGAACCCGTCGGCGACATGGAACGGGTTCGCGACATGGAGCCGGACGAAGAGACCGGCACGGAGATTCGGTTCTGGCCGGACGACGGCATCTTCGAGACCGCCGACTTCTCGTTCTCGACGCTGTCGAATCGGCTTCGCGAGCTGGCCTTTCTCAACTCGGGCGTCCGCATCACCCTCCGCGACGAGCGCGAGGAGACCGACGAGGGGACGTTCGTCGAGGAGACCTACGAGTACGAGGGCGGCATCCGCGAGTTCGTCGAGTACCTGAACGAGACGCGCTCGGTGATGCACGACGACGTCATCTACTTCGAGGACGAGGATCAGAACATCCAGGTCGAGGTGGCGATGCAGGCGACCGAAGACCTGCAGGGGTCGATCCACGCCTTCGCGAACAACATCAACACGCGCGAGGGGGGGACCCACCTCACCGGGTTCAAGACCGCCTTGACCCGGGTCGTAAACGACTACGCCAACGAGCGCGACCTGCTCGACGACCTCGAGGAGAACCTCAAGGGCGAGGACATCCGCGAGGGACTCACGGCGGTGATCTCGGTCAAACACCCCGATCCGCAGTTCGAGGGCCAGACGAAGACGAAGCTCGGCAACTCCGAAGTGCGGGGAATCGTCGAGAGCGCGATGCACGAGCGCCTCGGCACCTACTTCGAAGAACACCCGGACACGGCCGAGGCGATCGTCGTCAAGGCCGTCGAGGCCGCCAAGGCTCGAAAAGCCGCCCAGAAGGCCGAAGAGCTCACGCGCCGGAAGTCGGCGCTCGAGGCCACCTCCCTTCCCGGAAAGCTGGCGGACTGCCAGACGAAAGATCCCGAGGAGGCCGAACTGTTCATCGCGGAGGGCGACTCCGCGGGCGGCAGCGCAAAGCAGGCCCGTAATCCGGAGTTCCAGGCGGTGCTCCCCATCAAGGGGAAGATCTTAAACGTCGAGAAACACCGGCTCGATCGCATCCTCGAGAACGACGAGATCCGGAGCATGATCACCGCGATCGGCGCCGGGATCGGCGACGAGTTCGACATCGACGACATCCGGTACAAGAAGATCATCATGGCGACGGACGCCGACGTCGACGGGGCGCACATCCGCACGCTCATGCTGACGTTCTTCTACCGGCACATGCGGCCGCTGCTCGAGGGCGGCTACGTCTACGCGACCCAGCCGCCGCTGTACCGCATCCGGTATCGCGGCGAGACCTACGACGCGATGACCGACGCGGAGCGCGACGAGATCGTCGAAGAGAAGTGCGACGGCAACCCCACCCAGGTCCAGCGGTTCAAGGGACTGGGCGAGATGAACCCCGAACAGCTCTGGGAGACGACGATGAACCCCGACAACCGCATCTTGAAGCAGATCACCGTCGAGGACGCGGCCGCGGCGGACAAGATGTTCTCCGTGCTGATGGGCGACGCCGTCGAACCGCGCAAGCAGTTCATCAAGGAGAACGCCCCCGAAGCCGAGTGGATCGACATATAG